The nucleotide window ccacttaacacaatctgcagttcataaaaggtcactttttacttgaacaagcaccatgacgtatgatataaaataaggtgtgaaaactgctaaagttaccctttacacctgtgcagagatgtcagaatgcacataagggggtgacagtgtcactttaaactatatttagtggggaaaaaaactttAACCTTTTTAAAATTTCCATATCCATATCTATATAAAATAATGtgtaatattaaattttttactgtGGACTGTACAATGTTCACAACAGAGAAACGTCCTCTTTTCACAAGCACAGTTGTTACCAGTATAGTGCAAGCTATGATGTGTTAATAACCCAATCTGATCATTGGGAGGGGAGGGGTTGCAATCATAGGATAACAGTTCTGTTGTGCTACtgaagggtctattcacaccaaGCCCAGACTATTCCCATCTGAAACATTCATGGTATATCCACAGGATAACTGTCCTCTATATGCATGTCCctagggccatattaacagctgctgctgccctaggcactaaacctaaagacgaCCCATCTTGGGGAgggtggtttcggccacatgcactTCTCAACAtagagaaacattgtctgaatcgcatttttcatggtttttgaCTGCTTAAAACGTAAACAAATTTcatcattgaatcaatgattagagccatctATATATTGTCTGAGggcattctcaccacaggattggtagattggtagataatagctccaggcctcacatttactgcaactggataacaccgtcacaccaaacctgaacaattccaccatacccccccccaaaaaaaaaaaaaagacaccagatttactggcaagtctgaacaggaggtgggagactaaaaaaaaaagactgaaaactaaaaaaagttatttcttgctccctggtgctgcccccctgcaaggtgctgccctaggcaccggaccacgggtgcctagtggtaaatactgcATGTCCCAACTGTAGCTACACCAGAGTAGACATAGATTGCAGTGATGCTTATGAAAGTGAATGTGGTCATGTTGTAACCCACCAATCACAATTTCGGATTAatcacatatcaaaagttatataaaagctTGGGTACACTTATAACAAAAAGTTAAATTAAAGATGAAGTTTCCATAGATTTCAAAGATTTGCCCAGATTGTTTTAGAAGAAAACTAACcctgattttttaatagaaaatctGTTAAGACTAGATCTATTAATATTGTAAACAATTTCttggttattttatgtttttctcaTATTTGTCATCTCGCTGACTCCAGGGGCAGTGTAACAGGCGCATGGTGTAGAATATCATGATTAATAACCTCAGTAATTATTGATCACGATGCCTATATCTCTGACAGTATCGTATTTCAATGTGTCACTGGTATAACTAGAGGCAGAGCTTATCTAAATGAACTGTTACTGGTCAATTTATTGTATTCTTGAAAGGAATTGAAGATTATATTttttactaataattttattcacAGTAAATTTAAAGCTGTCCCCAGCTCGAAAAGGCTACACACACATGGACTTTGACTTTGCTAAGCAATGACAAAGTGCTGAGGATGACTTACACAGTACACTAGTATAGATGGAGAATGGAGAAGGAGTTAGAGATGCACTGGCTTTGTAAGGTTTTATGTGACCAGAAAGaaaagcaacagcagcagcagcaggattgCAAAAAAAGAAGGGATATACAAAGCACTGAGCTGGTAATACTTCTGCTacacaaaagggagggggggcagcacaCTGCAGCATTGTGGATATGCATCAATAGTAGATACACTGTTACTCACACAAAGAACAGCTGACACTTTAAGAAAGTGAGAGAGGAGGGGAAAGCCTGGATTAATCTTCTAGGATCAGATGCTAAAGATGATAAAGATTATCATCTTTAGCAGGAAGTCCTATTCAGCTTGCtggtacacagtccaggctctctgTAGCTTTCTCTCCTTCTCCTGCACAATGTAAACCCCACAAGCACTTCCTGTtatttgtcctgatctagctgttacttgAGACAGATTACCAAAAATAGGTCGTGggcagcagactgctgcaaaGGGAGACAGTGGTTaattaagtaatttacaaatgtgttaGGAACCATATAGCCTATTAAATGTgaaacatttaaagtgtcactgttgttataactttcacaatctaaatcagcagtagatgtgatataaagcaagtttgcaatttacattattattatttttttttagttatcatggaaaacgcggcacttcctgttttctgactttttttccataaaaaacaggaaacagtcagaaaacaggaggtccagtgtatcccaggccatctggccgctcacagagagaaggcagtcatgtgagcCATTGAGTctgttttcaaccagcacaagtcagaaaatctgccttcaggagactggacctggatttctggtaagtatagctttgttttacagcatgataacaacaacaaaaataatgaatgtatattgcaaactggctttatatcacatccactgttgatttagaatttgaaaAAGTTATACAGTGACACTTAATGAGAACCTAAACAAAATAGAAAATGACAAGAAACACCATGGTAAGAGTAAAAATAAGAGTATTTGATATTGCTTTAGAGGAAGAAATAGGCTTATTTTTACAATAGATTACATTAATGGATAACCAATTATACTATATGAGTTTCTTACCTGCATGTTTTCTCTGACATCAGTGGCTTCCCTCAGAGGATGAACAGCAAGTTTGAAGATGTCATCTACAACTTTAAGGCCAGTGTTTCGTAGCATTGTGTATTCCCTGGCTTTTTTTCCAATCCTTGCCGATAGTCCACGTTTTTGCGCCTTTCCTCCTCCTGCTCTGCTGGTGATTGCAATGTGAACAAATAAttttgcatgctccattgtgtctCCAACAAAAGAGCGCAGTGGCACATGTCTGTATCCAGGCTGTAAACACTCAATGGGTATAGTATACTGACCAATAAATTCATCCCCAATATAGTCATCATCAAGAACCATGAAGCGAACCATGGCTAACTCTGGGAGGTTTACCTGGAATTCAAAGCTCTCATCAAAAATTGGGTTGTCTCCATTTTGCTGCACTGTCCTAGTCCTTTGTTCTGCACAATCCGCAGGGATGCCATGAATTTCAATACACACATAAGGATCAATAACATCCCCTTTTGCACATGCTCCTTTTGGTTTAGGAAAATTTTGTCCACTGATGATTTTGATGTGAAGAACCTGAGGTGATACACCAGGCACAACACCTTTAGTATTTGCACTGAAATACGATACTGCATCTCGCATGATGGATGGTCGGAGCACGTACCCACAACCACCATTCTGAAGGAACCAGCCAATGTTGAGATCCATCATTGGACCTGGAGTCTGAAAATTCATAGCCACAATCTGACAACCACAATTCCAATAGTCTTGTGGGTTCATATTACTTGAATCTATCCTCATTGGACTTGGATACACTCTTGACAAAAACTTTTTATTGTAGTTTACAAAGTCTTCTGGATACTCATTAGCAATCCGACTAGCTTGGCTTTCGCTAAAAGAGCATATTTCACCATAACTTTGGTTTTTCATGGAGACATCAAAGTCTTTGTACTGCACTGATTTGCAAATAGATACTAAATCTGATAGTTCCCTACAAAGCTTGATCAGTCTCTGTTCCCCAAAATAATCTTCTGACATTCTTCGAGACATTTCAGCCTCCTCATCTTCATCGGTTACCTCTCCCTCCAAGAGGTCAAAATCCGATGGCAGCTTTTTACCCTttacaataatttttttcttaagTTTTTCAGGAGAGGGAAGGTAGGAGTCTGCTGGCAAAGGCATTTCTGTGTAGAGTTTACtcccaaagattttttttatatgttgcacCATGATCTTTTGCTGTTGTATAGAGCAATGGTTGCCAATACAAAGAATAAGAGGATACTCAGAGGAGATGAAGGCATATTTGTTAATAACTTCAATAACATTACGAAAGGCTAATGGTGAGGTCATGCTATTTCGATTGCAAATGATCGGCTCATTATCTGGCCCATCACTGACGTCAAGCTCAATGCTTCTACAAGCCATTTTTAGTGCCCTCACATACCCATTGATATCTGCTGGTCCCCTAAATTGGTCTTCAATTAAGTATGTGTTGTGGGAGGCATTGATATAATAGTGTGACAATGGTTGTGTCATATCCTGGCTAACCTTTTTTTGGACAGGATCAAATATATCACATTCCTGGGACAAAAGATACTTAGTAAAACCATCAATGGTAAGAAACCCCTTCATGCGTCCTTCTTGAGTAACTtcatatttttgtattatttccaAGCACATATCTTCTGTTACCTGAGTCATCCCTTGCTCAGACTCTAAGAACAATAGAAGATCATTTGCATCTAGGTACTCTTTATTTTTAGAAATCTGTACAAGCAGAAAATACACCTCGGGTCTTGTACACAGTTCACTAAATGCTTCGCAGAATTCTTCTTTGGTCACTCTGGTGGTAAGTTTCTCTTTACTTTTTTGGATTTCTTTAAACTTTAACCTCACCTTGGTTTCTTTGATAGCTGGAGAGAGTTGTTTGATCAGTTCAACTGCTGTATCTTCTAACATAATTCCATTCCCATCTACATCTGCCGCATCAAAGATAGATTTTAACCAGGTGAACCGAGGTGTGTTCTGGCCACCTTCTACCAAGTCCAGTGGTTGTTTACTATGAGAGACTAAGTATCTTAAACCAGAGACCCAGATATTGGCCACATCAGCTGAATTAGCCACCAGGTCCAAAGACTCATAATTTTCTCCATGAATTATTGAGAATGCACTGTCCTCACAAATTTGGTCTGCCAATCCGTTGTTCCTGAATGTTTCTGTGTTCTTGCCAAGCCGTATTTCCTTGATGGCAGAGATGTCCAACTTTGCTTTTTCAGGGTCTTTTTTGGAAGGCTCCCAGCGTAAAGCCAGCAAATCAGTGTCAAGCGTGAAGAAACGACTGTAGATACGAGAATTTGGACGAACTTTTTTTAATTCGCAACCCCCTTGCATGAAGCTAATGCAATCACTGGCACTGCTTATCTTTTTCTCCGATGGCATGCTGCTAAAGGATACCGTTTTCTTCCGCCCAGGTTTTTGGTTTGCAGGGTCctacagaaacaaaaaaagaaaacaattataTAACATCAAAATATATTATAGAGAAGTTGTAAAattaatatttaaataaatatattatatatatatatataatatatatatattaaaaaattttgACCACATGTACTTATGAGAGGGAAAACCCAAAAAGCAAAGGTCCTTGAGAAAGAGATTTGATATTTCGATACGCGTTGGGCtatgaataaaacctagtaaagtgtatacagaaccctaatttacttgagaaatcgatacaggaatcccagtgtttctctccagatgctgaaaggtagctacaagaaacaaagactgatctggatgcctgctgagatctttctgaaggagaacctggaggtggagggaagcgttccaaaactcccctcctcagcgtgagtaacatctgtgctccctttttaacgatacatatttatgattttatcagatgtaaagttcgctctcctatttttttatattatttgtttGGTATTTCGGAGACCGGGGAACTGGGAGTTCACACCGGGAGGATCGCAGCGAGCCTTGCATAATTATCTTTGGGCGTGTTACTTTTAGGAGTGGTGAAAtcctcaccactcaccaagtgtaagttcACCATTTCTAAGGACTAGTTCACACAGAAGACTTTACCGCttccaaagttttttttctttctggtttTAACGTAAGTAAAAGAAACACTTGATTTAAATCCCATGACTGGCAGCCAAACTGTTTAACTTAAGGCATTTGTAGTAAATGATGTGAAACATTTATTACACTTTTATCAGTTAATTAAAAGGTGTGACCTGCGGAGAACACAGCAAGGCTGGAGACCTGCAGCATTACATTTCCCTGACTCTAATTACTTTTGTTCCTGCTCCGATTCTACTTAGAACATGCCTTTATTCTTGCAGTAAGTAAATTTGTACAACCATAAACACCCATCTGTTTTACAAGTATTAATGGAGAGGAGGCAGCTATATGGATAGTGCTATTCATAGCTACAAAACATTGTTATATAGGTAGCTGGCATATACTTATGAAAGTGTTACCATTTTGTACTATCTGCTAAACCTATTGATATTTCCAtagaaaaaaatgggggggggggattcaagaTATAGCAAGTCTACGAGTAGAGACAAATCTAGCAGGCATCctttatattattaatattttattttaataatttatttatttatttttatggtaTGGATTAGAAACCATAACCCATAACCCTAACTGTAAAAAAAGGACAAAAGGCTGTTTAGCCACTACTAAGAGACCCATACATGTAAGGAAAAATCATCTACTGATTTTGGTAGGACTTTAGGACACTTGGGAACCTCTCGACACGTCCCTGACAGGTAACGTCAGGAATATAAGGAGCAGGCGTGTTGGTTTTCAATTGCTCTATGCTTTTTATGTAATAGAGAGAGAAGCGACTGCTTTTGGTAGAAACTTATTCCTTTTCTCTACAATCAAAACATCTGAAAGTTTGGCCTAAAACTCATGGGaaggatcaggagagatagctgtcaccCAAAAGAACACTTGTCCAACAGCTATCTCAAGTTCAAGAACACATGCCAAGTATGACTATACCAATAATTACCAATATACCAATGGAGGCTAGCTTTGTTTTGAAAACCACAATAATGGCTTGATGTTTGTCAGAAGTTTCAGTGTAGAGACATACAAGGCTGTGGAGTCCATAAGCTAAACTTCTGAATTTGACTATTCTTCAACACTCTGACACATACTACTTCATAAATGGCTCTTGTGCAATAATTAGTATTAACAGCTACATTGTAGTAAAATGGCAACATTAGGTTTTTCATCACCAAAGGAAATACTCAACAATCTATGCATTTAATAAATGAATTACACAACATTtataatatgtaataataatattttgtaGCAATGTATTTGTGGTGACAACCAAAACAGATTCTTGACTCTGACAGCCCTAAAAGCATGTACTATGTTTTCCAGAAGTATGTTCCACTTTAACTCCAACCGACTGGCCCAGTGTTGTTTTAGCGTAGGGACTTATgagggccagaagacctgcacgcggtacttaaggcaatatggtttgatcaaattatataccaacattttagcgttggtttttaaatatagctgagAGGCACTAAtgcaagccatgggtgtgaggtgcagcagctcctttttctctatGTCTGTATGTTAATCTTATTATATCTTCAATATTAATtacccagcgaaaatctttttcttttaaataaactggtgtcagaaagttagtagatttgtaatttacttctattaaaaaatttccagtcttcccatacctatcagctgctgtatgtcatgcaggaaatgttgtttaattttcagtctgacaaagcgctatctgctgccacctctggacaagacaggaactctgtctctgttttctatgaatccccatagaaaacctctcctgttctggacagttcctgtctcggccagagatgtcagcagagagcactgtgtcagattgaaaataaaacaacactttctgcatgacatataggagctgataaatacaggaagacttgagatcttttaatagacgtaaagtacaaatctatataacagggACAGGCCTGAGTGTCAGAGTTAGTGATGCCAATAATGCTTGTGAATTGCTCCAATCTTCATTGCAGATTATCCTCATACAAGGGTAAGATATTGCCTAAAAGTGGTACCTTGCAGCTATTTCCCAATTTTGTGCCTTTGAGGTGCTAGAACCTTCTAACTCATAGAATTGTAAACATTTGCTTCACATACAGTTAGTCAAGATCCACACCCAAGAGGCCAAAGAGCAGCATCGGGGTCATGGAGCACACTTTGGACACCTTAGTGAtatattataactagagatgagcgcaccgggttcaggttcgagcccatccgaacccgaacgttcggcatttgattagcggcggctgctgaacttggataaagctctaaggttgtctggaaaacatggatacagccaatgactatatccatgttttccacatagccttagggctttatccaacttcagcagccaccgataatcaaatgccgaaagttcgggtttggatcgactcgagcatgctccaggtccgctcatctctaaatataaccACTATCTGATAATCACTTttatcttttatatatatatatatatatagaagctaCAACTTCTCTAGCATACAGCTTCCTGGAGTATTTCCTACTAAATACATGCAACAGTTTATGTTGATGTTTTATATTCAGAGCATAaaaatagattagaaagagaCTGGCATGCTTGCTTTGGAAACGTATGGTGGATGTCAGTGATAAATAGAGACACAGAGTTTCTCATAGGCTATAACACCAATATTTTTTTCCAAGCTAGAAGACAAATTCTCCTGGGTGTTCACCTCCCGAGCCCAAAATTCTTCTACTTTACTAACCCAAAACAAACATTCAATTAGATGGCACATGGCTGGCTATTACTGATTCCACTGGGGTACGGGGAAGCTGTACATTATCCTAAAGCCAACTTTTCTGGAAATACTGTAGATGCCAACTTGATTTCATCTGAACGTTTGCTTCTATTTATGTACAGGTTGAATCAGGGCTGAACTTAATAGAATGTTGTCTTAGCGTTTCCACACCGCTTTGTCACAAATATGAAGCAATACAAGCTGAAGAGCTGTAAAAGAATGCTACATAGAcaacttagggctatgttcacacaacactgaaatgatggacgtttttatttattttcataataATGACATTATTTGTAGTTGAATGGCGGCCATCTGATAAAAATGGAAGTCATTTCAatggtgtggacatagcctaaagacATATTCCCATCAAGGCTTATTTTATTGTTTGATACACATGGATCCCATCTATCTCAAGCAGAAGTTATTGGCCAAATGCCTGATATGCGGTACCTTAGCTAGCCGATTTGATTCCAGTTACAGTATCCTTTAGGCCTTATTTACGTTGCGTTTTTGAGGTACATTACTGTACTCTAACATAGTTTTAGACCGACATTAAAAAAAGCGTACATTTAGGAAGTACAGTAAAAGTACGTACTAGtagactactatatatatatatatatacagtatatatat belongs to Dendropsophus ebraccatus isolate aDenEbr1 chromosome 9, aDenEbr1.pat, whole genome shotgun sequence and includes:
- the PLCL1 gene encoding inactive phospholipase C-like protein 1, encoding MYRIRNRFDGADIKDPANQKPGRKKTVSFSSMPSEKKISSASDCISFMQGGCELKKVRPNSRIYSRFFTLDTDLLALRWEPSKKDPEKAKLDISAIKEIRLGKNTETFRNNGLADQICEDSAFSIIHGENYESLDLVANSADVANIWVSGLRYLVSHSKQPLDLVEGGQNTPRFTWLKSIFDAADVDGNGIMLEDTAVELIKQLSPAIKETKVRLKFKEIQKSKEKLTTRVTKEEFCEAFSELCTRPEVYFLLVQISKNKEYLDANDLLLFLESEQGMTQVTEDMCLEIIQKYEVTQEGRMKGFLTIDGFTKYLLSQECDIFDPVQKKVSQDMTQPLSHYYINASHNTYLIEDQFRGPADINGYVRALKMACRSIELDVSDGPDNEPIICNRNSMTSPLAFRNVIEVINKYAFISSEYPLILCIGNHCSIQQQKIMVQHIKKIFGSKLYTEMPLPADSYLPSPEKLKKKIIVKGKKLPSDFDLLEGEVTDEDEEAEMSRRMSEDYFGEQRLIKLCRELSDLVSICKSVQYKDFDVSMKNQSYGEICSFSESQASRIANEYPEDFVNYNKKFLSRVYPSPMRIDSSNMNPQDYWNCGCQIVAMNFQTPGPMMDLNIGWFLQNGGCGYVLRPSIMRDAVSYFSANTKGVVPGVSPQVLHIKIISGQNFPKPKGACAKGDVIDPYVCIEIHGIPADCAEQRTRTVQQNGDNPIFDESFEFQVNLPELAMVRFMVLDDDYIGDEFIGQYTIPIECLQPGYRHVPLRSFVGDTMEHAKLFVHIAITSRAGGGKAQKRGLSARIGKKAREYTMLRNTGLKVVDDIFKLAVHPLREATDVRENMQNALVSLKELCGLPTSSSLKQCMLSLASRLVNSDSPPSVNLIMKDSYPYLESLGTIPDVQKKLLNAYEMMIQESRALIEAADVIHEKILQCQKTGMEFHEELHSLGTKEGLKGRKLSKAIESFAWNITVLKGQGDLLKNAKNEAMENMRQIQQACLSCGLSKAPVTDTKSKRGLEAIEEKDTGEENGRL